A single region of the Rhipicephalus microplus isolate Deutch F79 chromosome 10, USDA_Rmic, whole genome shotgun sequence genome encodes:
- the LOC142774482 gene encoding uncharacterized protein LOC142774482, which yields MVVHEPHPCHQCRSVSFDNGKQCVITTDLDPEADPLKLKMAVGRPPTPDPYREEVSVTTPKDNAESSRPPSTASQTSPRAHSARIGRVGSETRDLMMRLKPKCAGEAVKDGAADDLPHEGGEGRAEDAAKLQMVADELMSDGGGSIGTE from the exons ATGGTCGTGCACGAGCCCCATCCGTGCCACCAGTGTCGCTCGGTGTCGTTCGACAACGGCAAGCAGTGCGTCATCACCACTGACTTGGACCCAGAGGCGGACCCTCTCAAGCTGAAGATGGCCGTGGGCCGTCCACCGACGCCTGATCCTTATCGCGAAGAAGTCTCCGTGACGACGCCCAAGGATAATGCGGAGAGCTCGCGCCCTCCCAGCACCGCCTCCCAGACAAGCCCACGTGCACACTCGGCTCGCATAG GACGGGTCGGCTCTGAAACCAGAGATCTGATGATGCGCCTGAAGCCGAAGTGCGCTGGCGAGGCGGTCAAGGATGGGGCAGCCGACGACCTGCCGCATGAAGGTGGTGAAGGCagggccgaagacgccgccaagCTGCAGATGGTCGCCGACGAGCTGATGAGTGATGGTGGTGGCAGCATTGGCACCGAATAG